Genomic segment of Candidatus Eremiobacterota bacterium:
CAGGCTGTATCCCTGGTCCCGCCTCGTAAGGGGCACGCCCTCGTAAAGGCCGAAGATGAACCCTCCGCCCATTTTCCTTACCAGGGAGGGGGAAGGCTTATCATCCCACGTGATCTCCACATTGTCAAGGGCACGGGAAAACTCCTCGGGGAGCTGCCGGAGGGCCTGGGCTATGTAATGCTCAAATCGGCGCTGTTCCATCGGCTTTACCCGGAGAGCTCAAGCAGGTGCTCCAGGCCTACTGTGAGCCCGCTGAGAGTTCTGATCCTGCGGATGGCGAGCATCACGCCAGGCATGAAACTGCTCCGCGCCATGGAATCATGGCGTATCGTAAGGACCTCTCCCTCGCCGCCGAAGATCACCTCCTGGTGCGCCAGAAGGCCGGGAAGCCTTACGGAGTGAATGGCGATTCCCCTGTGCTCGCCGCCGCGCACCCCCTGGAGCTTCTCATCGCTTGCCCTGCATGGGAAAAACTCATGGCCGCTGTCGGCCATCATCTGTGCGGTCCTGAGTGCGGTGCCTGACGGCGCGTCCACCTTCCTGTCGTGGTGGAGCTCCAGAATCTCCGCATGGTGGAAGTATCTTGACGCCATCAACGCGAATTGCATCATCAGCACTGCTCCCATGGAAAAGTTTGGCGCCACCAGGACAGGAATGCCGCTGGATTCGGCATTCCTTTTCATCTCCTCCATATCGCTCTCCTTGATCCCTGTAGTCCCCACCACTGAGGGAACGCCGTGTGATATGGCGACAAGCACGTTGGAAGGCGCTTCGCTCCCATTGGTGAAGTCCACCAGACATTCAGGCTTCTCCTTCTGGAGCATGGACCTGAGATCGTGTGAAACGATGATGCCGCATTCCTCACCCGAGACGACCTTGCCGATATCGGTGCCAGGAAGATGGCCCTTCTCAATGGCTCCTACAAGCTCCATGTCCTGCTGCTTCAATATCCAGCGCACCGTCTCCTGGCCCATCCTGCCGCCTGCGCCGGTGACTGCCACCTTTATCGCCATGCTCTCCTCCCGTTTCTTTCTTTTATCTCAGGCCTCCTTGCTTCTGGGTATAATTCTACAGGCCGGGGAAAAAGCCTCTTGACAGGCTGCTCCCAGTTCTCTCCGCACAGGGTTTTGCCCCGGGGCGGAGAAATGAGAAGATATGGATCATCACGATCCACTTAAATAAAAGGAGAGATATATGGCAAGAAAGCTTGTTCTGATCCTTTTGCTGGCGCTCTCAGTCCATGGATCCGCAGGGGCCTCCGGGAAAGTCAGGGGCTTTACCATCAGGGACCTTCTCTCGGTGAGATCCATAAGGGAAGTGGCCCTTCCCAGGCAGGGCGTCTCAGTCGCCTTCTCTGTCGAGACGGCTGACTTCTCAAAAAGTGAGTACCGATCGACAGTCCATGTCATTGAAAATGGCCGGGTCATCGAGGTGCTGCCCCCGGAGTCCTCAGCCTCCAGGCCCCTGTGGTCGTCCCGGGGAGACCGGCTTGCCTGCCTCTCCGAAGCCGATGGCGATGATGGTGAAGTGGTGGACCAGGTATGGCTCCTCAGGCGGGAAGGCTGGCGGGCAGAAAAGCTCACAAGCGAGTCCTGCGGTGTCAAGTCCTTTGACTGGTCCCCTGAAGGCTCGTCGATAGCCTATCTTGCCGAGACTCCCCCCTCGCCGGCGAGGGAGCTGTACAGGAAAGACCGGACCGATGAGAAATATGACGGCGTCGAGGTGGACAAGAACCGCCCGGGAATATCCCTCTGCCTGCAGGACGTGAAGGGGGGGGAAGCCAAGGTGCTTTACCATGGCGGTGCCGGCCTGGAAGAGGTGGCCTTCTCGCCTGACGGATCCTTGATAGCATTCACCGACAATGGGACGGGCGATCCCGACGACGAGGCCAGAAGAGATATTTTCGTGATCTCCCGGAGAGGCGGGGCTCCGAGAAAAGTCGCGGAGCGCCAGGGCAGGGAATTCGGAATATGCTGGTCTCCTGACAGCAGGGCCATCGCCTTCATTGGCTACAGCGATCCTGACCATGACTATTCCAGGAACGACATCTTCACCGCCGCCCTTGCCGACGGCGCCGTGAAAAATATAAGCGGGCCCCATGACATCGGCGTTAACTCCTTCTGCTGGCCCGCAGGCGGCACTGCGCTCTATTTCACAGGAGACCGGGGGCTCTCATCACCACTTTACCGCATTGATGCCTCCACAGGCGCCTTGACCATGCTTACGGAACAAGGAGCTGAATACGGCCCCTTTGCCGTGAGCAGCGATGGATCTTTTCTAGTGTATGGGAAAGAGGATTCAAGCCGTCTGCCCGAGCTTTATCAAAAGGACGGCAAAGGGGAGAAGGCCCTCACTTCCCTTAATGGTGAGCTGATGAAGGCCCGCTTCGCCGCCCAGGAGCCTTTCCGCTGGAAGAGCAGGGACGGCAGGGAGATAGAAGGCGTCCTTGTCAAGCCTCTCGCCTATGATAAGGGGAAGGCCTGCCCCCTCATAGTGATGGTTCACGGCGGCCCTTACGGGAGAGCCGTCAATACCCTCAGGGACAGGGAATACCAGCCTTTCGCCGAGGCGGGCTACATGGTCTTCGCCCCCAATTACCGGGGCAGCGCCGGCTACGGCAAGGAATTTGCCACCGAGATAAGGGGAAATCTCATGGCCCTGGAATTTGACGACGTCTTGAGCGGTATCGATGCCCTCGTGGCGGCGGGACTGGCTGACGGCGAAAGAATAGGGATAACGGGCGGGAGCTACGGCGGCTACATGACAAACTGGGCGCTCTCGCAGAGCCCGCGGTTCAAGGCGGGCGTGTCGCTCTACGGAATATTCAGCCTCATCGGTGACATGAGCAACTCCAGCATCCCCTCCTTTGAGCATGATTATATCGGCAAGTGGTACTGGGAGTCAATGGAGCCCTATCTGAAATGCTCCCCCATCTCCTATGTGCAGAATATCAGGGCCCCTCTCCTGATACTCCATGGCGATGATGATACCAACACGTTCATCTCAAACTCCAAGGAGCTTTATACAGCCCTCAAGAAGCTTGGAAGAACAGTGGAGTTTGTCCACTACCCCCGTGAAGGCCACGGCTTCGAGGAGCCCAACCACCTCATTGATGCCTTTGAGCGCAGCCTTGAATGGTTTGACCGCTACCTCCCGGGAAACCAGCGCCATTATCGCACAGGAAGCTCCCTGCGGCATGGGGGGAAGATCCTCACCATCACGGCGGCAAAGAAAATTGACCAGTATAGCGGCACCAGGCCCTCGGGGGTCTTTGCAGAGTTCAAGGCCATCATAGAAAACGAGGTGCCCGGGCCCTTCCAGATGTCTGCCACCATCGCTCCCGATGCATCAAGCGACATATCCCTGGTGGCGGAGGGAAAAAGATACTATCCATGCGGGATACCCCAGCACGTAATGGGCGAGAGCCTTCTGGTGAGGGGAGGAGCCCTGCGGGTGGCCTATGGGAAAAATGAGAAGGAGGCCCGGGGAGCCTTCCCCCTCACCTTCACTTTCGATATCCCCCCGGGAACCGACAGGGGAGAGCTCTTTATCGAGGGCTTTCCTCCCCTGGTCATCACTATTGATCAATGAGAAGAGGTGCACCATGGATTTTCCTTTCCCTGAAAAAATCACTCTCGCAAGGACTCCCACCCCCATAGAGGAGTTCAAGTACCCGGTGCTCCCGGGGGAGCACCTCAAGCTTTACGTGAAGCGCGATGATCTCACCGAGTGCGCCGCTACGGGGAACAAGGCCAGGAAGCTTGAGTACCTCGCTGCCGCTGCCCTGAAGGAAAAGGCCGACACCCTCGTCACGTGCGGCGGAGTCCAGTCGAATCATGCAAGGGCCACAGCCTTCTTCGCGGCAAGGCTCGGCCTCAAGTGCGTGCTTGTCCTGCGCGGCGAGGAGCCTGCTGAAATTGACGGCAACCTCCTGCTGGACAGGCTCCTTGGCGCCTCGATCATCTATATCAGCCGCAGCCAGTGGAGCGAACGGATGTCACTGATGGAAGAGATCGGCGCTTCACTTGCCAGAAAGGGCCGGAAGGCCTTCATCATCCCTGAAGGGGCCTCAAACGCGCTGGGATCCGTCGGCTATATCGAGGCTGCAAGGGAAATCTCCCGGCAATGTGCCGGCGAGCAGAAGGAATTTGATTATATTGTCTGCGCCACAGGGTCGGGCGGCACTCAGGCAGGCCTCATAATGGGCTGCAGGCTCTACCTCCCCCGCACGGGCGTCGTGGGCTTCAATGTCTGCGATGACGCGGAATACTTCCAGAACAGGATCACTTCCCTCATAAGCGAGACAGAAAGCCTTTATGGTGTCCCCTTCAACGTAAGGCCGGAGGATATCTCCATCATAGATGGCTACGTGGGGAGAGGCTATGCAATCAACACAGGCGAGGAGCTCGATCTGATAGGAGACGTGGCCCGCTCCACCGGATTGCTTCTCGACCCTGTCTATAACGGGAAGTCTTTCTACGGGCTCCTGAAGGAAGCTCAGAAAGGGAGGTTCACCAGGGGCTCATCGATCCTTTTCCTGCACAGCGGGGGAATATTCGGGCTCTTCCCCAAGAAAGGGGAGTTCTCCTTCCTCTCATCCGGAAGTTGATTTTTGTTCCGGGAGGATCATACCACGGTCTGATGCACTTTCCCTTGCCAGAGGGTATGATGAAGGTGAGGTGATGCAGGTGTTTGCACTTGAGACAGTTCAAGAAAAAGATTTTGATATCCCCCTCTTATATGCACCCAAGGCCAAGCCTGACCTCCTGAGAAGCGCTCCGGCCGAAGTGCAGGCGCCTCCCCCCCTGCAAAAGAAAGGGAAGGGCTTTACTGGAGAGGTAAACACCCTCACTTCCTATCTCAAGGATGTCTATCAGCACAATCTCCTCACAAAAGAGAGAGAGGAAATGCTGGCCCGCCGTATCGCCGAAGGCGACGAAAGAGCCAAGGAGGCCATGGTCCAATCCAACCTCAGGCTTGTCATCAACATTGCAAAGAAATACATCAATTCCGGCATGAGCTTCCAGGACCTCATCCAGGAGGGAAACATAGGGCTTATGGAGGCAGCGGAAAAGTTCGACTACAGGAAAGGCTGCCGTTT
This window contains:
- a CDS encoding metallopeptidase family protein translates to MEQRRFEHYIAQALRQLPEEFSRALDNVEITWDDKPSPSLVRKMGGGFIFGLYEGVPLTRRDQGYSLALPDKITIYKNPIEQVYRSEKEIIEEIRRTVIHELGHHFGLSEQEIREAMGG
- the dapB gene encoding 4-hydroxy-tetrahydrodipicolinate reductase, yielding MKVAVTGAGGRMGQETVRWILKQQDMELVGAIEKGHLPGTDIGKVVSGEECGIIVSHDLRSMLQKEKPECLVDFTNGSEAPSNVLVAISHGVPSVVGTTGIKESDMEEMKRNAESSGIPVLVAPNFSMGAVLMMQFALMASRYFHHAEILELHHDRKVDAPSGTALRTAQMMADSGHEFFPCRASDEKLQGVRGGEHRGIAIHSVRLPGLLAHQEVIFGGEGEVLTIRHDSMARSSFMPGVMLAIRRIRTLSGLTVGLEHLLELSG
- a CDS encoding S9 family peptidase, coding for MARKLVLILLLALSVHGSAGASGKVRGFTIRDLLSVRSIREVALPRQGVSVAFSVETADFSKSEYRSTVHVIENGRVIEVLPPESSASRPLWSSRGDRLACLSEADGDDGEVVDQVWLLRREGWRAEKLTSESCGVKSFDWSPEGSSIAYLAETPPSPARELYRKDRTDEKYDGVEVDKNRPGISLCLQDVKGGEAKVLYHGGAGLEEVAFSPDGSLIAFTDNGTGDPDDEARRDIFVISRRGGAPRKVAERQGREFGICWSPDSRAIAFIGYSDPDHDYSRNDIFTAALADGAVKNISGPHDIGVNSFCWPAGGTALYFTGDRGLSSPLYRIDASTGALTMLTEQGAEYGPFAVSSDGSFLVYGKEDSSRLPELYQKDGKGEKALTSLNGELMKARFAAQEPFRWKSRDGREIEGVLVKPLAYDKGKACPLIVMVHGGPYGRAVNTLRDREYQPFAEAGYMVFAPNYRGSAGYGKEFATEIRGNLMALEFDDVLSGIDALVAAGLADGERIGITGGSYGGYMTNWALSQSPRFKAGVSLYGIFSLIGDMSNSSIPSFEHDYIGKWYWESMEPYLKCSPISYVQNIRAPLLILHGDDDTNTFISNSKELYTALKKLGRTVEFVHYPREGHGFEEPNHLIDAFERSLEWFDRYLPGNQRHYRTGSSLRHGGKILTITAAKKIDQYSGTRPSGVFAEFKAIIENEVPGPFQMSATIAPDASSDISLVAEGKRYYPCGIPQHVMGESLLVRGGALRVAYGKNEKEARGAFPLTFTFDIPPGTDRGELFIEGFPPLVITIDQ
- a CDS encoding D-cysteine desulfhydrase family protein, which encodes MDFPFPEKITLARTPTPIEEFKYPVLPGEHLKLYVKRDDLTECAATGNKARKLEYLAAAALKEKADTLVTCGGVQSNHARATAFFAARLGLKCVLVLRGEEPAEIDGNLLLDRLLGASIIYISRSQWSERMSLMEEIGASLARKGRKAFIIPEGASNALGSVGYIEAAREISRQCAGEQKEFDYIVCATGSGGTQAGLIMGCRLYLPRTGVVGFNVCDDAEYFQNRITSLISETESLYGVPFNVRPEDISIIDGYVGRGYAINTGEELDLIGDVARSTGLLLDPVYNGKSFYGLLKEAQKGRFTRGSSILFLHSGGIFGLFPKKGEFSFLSSGS